The following are encoded together in the Primulina tabacum isolate GXHZ01 chromosome 18, ASM2559414v2, whole genome shotgun sequence genome:
- the LOC142532794 gene encoding cytochrome P450 CYP749A22-like produces MYFPSSRTAASDFHSFKQLSRMEVMATLLSILLSTLLLAIPLVILYKWWWIPIRIQRELQSQGIKGPSYKFFHGNTKEIIQMKKQASSTTMDLSHDIFPRLQPHLYSWAKIYGEVFLYWIGAKPFVVVTKPQMIKEILSNKEGKYSKSKIIVYMKKLVGDGIVAAEGEKWSKLRRLANHAFHGECLKDMVPEMISSARTMVDRWRNFEGKEMEVCEQFRLLTSEVISRTAFGSSYLEGIMIFETLTKLYALISRNAYKIGFYGSIRLNQTEDDIEADRIEKQLRDSIMEIVKKRVAEQVNDFGNDFLGSLLKVHHDMDPKNRVSVDEIIDECKIFYFAGQETTYSLLCWSILLLGIHTDWQEKARKEVIEMFGQENPNSEGIARLKTVTMIIYETLRLYSPVAIITRRIERKTKLGKYQLPANVNLLIPPQALHRNPETWGQDAHVFKPERFSEGLAKPTNGNSVAFLPFGFGPRMCIGMNFAFNEAKIALSMILQRYKFTISPNYVHSPNLVLTMQPQHGVKILLQPL; encoded by the exons ATGTATTTCCCTTCTTCAAGAACAGCAGCAAGTGACTTCCATTCTTTCAAACAATTGTCCCGGATGGAAGTCATGGCTACCCTTCTGTCTATCCTTCTATCCACCCTTTTACTAGCAATCCCTTTAGTTATCCTATACAAGTGGTGGTGGATTCCAATTCGTATTCAACGTGAACTTCAATCCCAGGGAATCAAAGGTCCCTCGTACAAGTTCTTCCATGGAAACACGAAAGAAATCatacaaatgaagaagcaagcAAGTAGCACAACCATGGATTTGTCGCACGACATATTTCCAAGGTTGCAGCCTCACTTGTATTCCTGGGCCAAGATTTATG GTGAAGTTTTCCTTTACTGGATCGGAGCTAAACCTTTTGTCGTGGTTACAAAACCACAAATGATTAAAGAAATACTTAGTAACAAAGAAGGCAAGTATTCGAAATCTAAAATTATAGTGTACATGAAGAAACTAGTGGGAGATGGGATTGTGGCGGCAGAAGGTGAAAAATGGTCAAAGCTTAGGAGATTGGCCAATCACGCTTTTCATGGAGAGTGCTTAAAG GATATGGTTCCGGAGATGATCTCAAGTGCCAGAACAATGGTGGATAGGTGGaggaattttgaaggaaaagagATGGAAGTGTGCGAGCAATTCAGGCTTCTTACCTCGGAAGTGATCTCGAGGACGGCTTTTGGAAGCAGTTACTTGGAAGGGATAATGATATTCGAAACGCTCACGAAGTTATATGCCTTGATCTCCAGAAACGCGTATAAGATAGGATTTTACGGCTCTAT AAGGCTCAATCAGACTGAAGATGACATTGAAGCTGACCGAATTGAGAAACAGCTCCGTGATTCTATCATGGAAATTGTAAAGAAACGAGTAGCAGAACAAGttaatgattttggaaatgattttttgggaTCTCTCCTGAAAGTTCACCATGACATGGATCCGAAAAATCGAGTATCCGTCGATGAAATCATCGATGAATGCAAGATCTTCTATTTTGCTGGACAAGAAACTACTTACAGCTTACTATGTTGGAGCATTCTCCTGCTTGGGATTCACACGGATTGGCAAGAAAAAGCAAGAAAAGAAGTGATTGAAATGTTTGGCCAAGAAAATCCCAACTCAGAAGGCATCGCAAGATTGAAGACT GTAACCATGATCATCTATGAAACTTTGAGGCTATACAGTCCTGTGGCTATTATTACAAGAAGAATAGAGAGAAAAACTAAACTGGGGAAATATCAGTTACCAGCAAACGTCAATTTGTTGATTCCTCCTCAAGCATTGCATCGAAATCCTGAAACATGGGGACAGGATGCCCACGTGTTTAAACCAGAGAGATTTTCCGAAGGATTGGCGAAACCAACAAATGGCAATTCCGTGGCATTCCTGCCTTTTGGTTTTGGACCTCGAATGTGTATTGGCATGAACTTTGCATTTAACGAAGCTAAGATAGCACTATCAATGATCCTTCAACGGTACAAGTTCACCATATCACCAAACTACGTTCACTCGCCAAATCTAGTTCTCACTATGCAGCCTCAACATGGAGTAAAAATCTTGCTGCAGCCGCTGTAA